The following are encoded together in the Populus trichocarpa isolate Nisqually-1 chromosome 5, P.trichocarpa_v4.1, whole genome shotgun sequence genome:
- the LOC7496507 gene encoding uncharacterized protein LOC7496507, with translation MDSDSPQPEPTPVPPSTDPLTNQFTSLNDLAHELTSLQDLANRGSWLSILDKVNRARSLSLLNTPHDHLTYLAYIVLSFTKLRRFQEAQTELDSLDDFNSHHYRYETYPKIYPNRSGSMVPFSLRWLHALLPIKLGNRQEGLDRFYLLLDFVREKLNRNGNDESVKVWRKREVFVVNHIINQHLSNKELSVCLDLINALISRGNLDPALLSKLGYVQMQIGDLDGANVSFGKVEKMSSESEENESGLRNLVSRNKALVYLVGKDYLSAVREYDECIERDGMDVVAINNKAICLMYLRDLSDSIKVLENSLERVPTVALNETLVVNLCSMYELAYVNHSDTKRTLSNWIARVAPDDFDSSCTRV, from the coding sequence ATGGACTCCGACTCACCACAACCCGAACCCACACCAGTCCCACCCTCCACCGATCCATTAACCAACCAATTCACCTCCCTCAACGACCTAGCCCACGAACTGACCTCTCTCCAAGACCTAGCCAACCGCGGCTCCTGGCTATCAATACTCGACAAAGTCAATCGAGctcgatctctctctctcttaaatacCCCACACGATCACCTCACTTACCTCGCTTACATCGTTCTCTCTTTCACTAAACTACGCCGTTTCCAAGAAGCCCAGACAGAACTCGATTCCCTCGACGATTTTAACAGTCACCATTACCGCTACGAAACTTACCCTAAAATTTACCCTAACCGGTCCGGTTCGATGGTCCCTTTCTCTCTCCGGTGGCTGCATGCGCTGCTCCCTATTAAATTAGGCAATCGTCAAGAAGGTTTAGATCGGTTTTATTTGTTACTTGATTTTGTACGTGAAAAACTGAATCGCAACGGAAACGATGAGTCAGTCAAAGTTTGGAGGAAGAGAGAGGTTTTTGTTgttaatcatataattaatcaGCATTTGAGTAATAAGGAGTTAAGTGTTTGTTTGGATTTGATTAATGCTTTAATCTCTCGCGGGAATTTAGATCCTGCTTTGTTGTCGAAATTAGGGTATGTGCAGATGCAAATTGGGGATTTGGATGGGGCAAATGTGTCATTTGGTAAGGTAGAGAAAATGTCTAGTGAGAGTGAAGAGAATGAGTCTGGGTTAAGGAATTTGGTTAGTAGGAATAAGGCATTGGTGTATTTGGTGGGGAAGGATTATTTGTCGGCGGTGAGGGAATATGATGAGTGTATTGAGAGGGATGGAATGGATGTTGTGGCGATTAATAATAAGGCGATCTGTTTGATGTATTTGAGGGATTTGTCGGATTCGATTAAGGTTTTGGAGAATTCTCTGGAAAGAGTGCCCACCGTAGCATTGAATGAGACGCTTGTTGTTAATCTGTGTAGCATGTATGAGTTGGCTTATGTTAATCATTCGGATACTAAGCGGACACTTAGTAATTGGATTGCTCGAGTTGCTCCAGATGATTTTGATTCTTCTTGTACCCGGGTTTGA
- the LOC7477101 gene encoding fasciclin-like arabinogalactan protein 21, whose product MESSPKLSILLILSLYIIISSTSIDGVETTTFSSNLSPQSPQPQISTSDHFHDHSFSSHTNLLAPILSHLGFTQLAMAVPSLPADSTTTAWSGPSTLFAPSDSSLRTCFSCSIPDLLHEHIVPGLFSIDYLRKLAFGTKIETLSPGRCITVTSTSLKNDSATPSTVKVFIGGVEITHPDLFNNGVLIIHGIQGYIAPLSPFSCDFERLSSLSFPFQEGVTPHVTSTTHQQGIGTLVQPAIMRLMLRDAMLRLRSNGFTILSLAMRVKYPELTNLVNMTVFALDDVSIFSGSHGYISSVRFHIVPNHYLSTADLERLPVGATLPTLERGQALVVTSAGGLTGFNTAVPMRINYVRVKVPDVMRNLKIVVHAVYLPFPRIHPTSAAAFDEMMGIGGEGQNIVAAEDGACSAVFEEDGSCGTVPPMPAQVKPSVVVRSDEDHHGL is encoded by the coding sequence ATGGAGTCTTCTCCGAAACTCTCTATTCTCTTAATTCTCTCGCTCTACATAATCATCTCCTCCACTTCCATTGACGGCGTAGAAACCACCACTTTCAGCTCAAATCTCTCTCCGCAATCACCACAACCACAAATCTCCACCTCCGATCACTTCCACGACCATTCGTTCTCCTCACACACAAATCTCCTCGCGCCAATCCTCTCTCACCTAGGATTCACTCAACTCGCCATGGCGGTTCCATCTCTCCCCGCTGATTCCACCACCACGGCCTGGTCAGGTCCTTCCACTCTTTTCGCTCCTTCCGATTCCTCTCTCCGTACCTGCTTCTCTTGCTCTATCCCTGACCTCCTCCACGAACACATCGTACCCGGTCTCTTCTCCATCGATTACCTCCGTAAACTCGCTTTCGGTACCAAAATCGAAACGCTAAGTCCTGGCCGTTGTATAACCGTCACTTCCACTTCACTAAAAAACGACTCCGCCACTCCTTCCACCGTCAAGGTCTTCATAGGAGGCGTAGAGATCACGCATCCTGATCTCTTCAACAACGGTGTCTTAATCATTCATGGCATCCAAGGCTATATTGCACCACTCTCTCCATTCTCTTGCGATTTTGAGAGATTgagctctctttcttttccgTTTCAAGAGGGCGTGACTCCTCACGTGACCTCAACTACTCATCAACAGGGTATCGGTACTCTGGTGCAGCCTGCTATAATGCGTCTGATGTTACGTGATGCAATGCTTAGGTTGCGTAGTAATGGATTCACGATTCTCTCTCTTGCAATGAGAGTGAAGTACCCTGAGCTAACGAATCTGGTTAATATGACTGTGTTTGCTCTTGATGATGTGTCGATCTTCTCTGGATCGCATGGGTATATTAGCAGCGTGAGGTTCCATATTGTGCCTAATCATTACTTGAGCACTGCTGATTTAGAGAGGCTTCCTGTGGGAGCTACTTTGCCTACGCTAGAGAGAGGTCAGGCTTTGGTGGTTACTTCTGCTGGTGGATTGACTGGATTCAATACCGCGGTGCCGATGAGGATCAACTATGTGAGAGTTAAGGTGCCTGATGTGATGAGGAACTTGAAGATAGTTGTTCATGCTGTTTACTTGCCTTTCCCAAGGATTCATCCCACTTCTGCTGCTGCTTTTGATGAGATGATGGGCATTGGTGGTGAAGGACAGAATATAGTGGCAGCGGAAGATGGTGCTTGTTCTGCGGTTTTTGAGGAGGACGGTAGCTGTGGGACGGTGCCTCCTATGCCAGCTCAGGTCAAGCCATCTGTGGTGGTGCGGAGTGATGAAGATCACCATGGCCTGTAG
- the LOC7486317 gene encoding L-ascorbate oxidase, with protein sequence MRDYQLPLSKCIAMMKLLAFCLFIISLINIPIAEARIRHYKWEIKYEYRSPDCYKKLVITINGRTPGPTIFAQQNDTVIVEVKNNLLTENTAIHWHGIRQIGTPWFDGTEGVTQCPVLPGDTFVYKFVVDRPGTYLYHAHYGMQREAGLYGSIRVALPDGKSEPFAYDYDRSIILNDWYHKSTYEQAAGLSSIDFQWVGDPQSLLIHGKGRLNCSTAKPPLKADVCNNTNPECSLYSMTVVPGKTYRLRISSLTALSALSFQIEGHNMTVVEADGHYVEPFVVKNLFIYSGETYSVLVKTDQYPSRNYWATTNVVSRNSTTPPPPGLAIFNYYPNHPRRSPPTIPPSGPLWNDVDSRFNQSLAIKARKGHIHSPPATSDRVIVLLNTQNEVNGTRRWSVNDVSFNLPHTPYLIALKENLLHTFSQTPPPEGYDFANYNISVKQEDSNGTTSDAIYRLQFNSTVDIILQNANSMVANVSETHPWHLHGHDFWVLGYGRGKFDRINDPKKYNLVDPIMKNTVPVHPYGWTALRFKADNPGVWAFHCHIESHFFMGMRVTFEEGIERVGKLPSSIMGCGETKHFRKP encoded by the exons ATGAGAGATTATCAGCTTCCACTATCCAAATGCATTGCCATGATGAAATTGTTGGCTTTCTGCCTCTTCATTATTTCTTTGATAAACATACCAATTGCTGAGGCTAGAATTCGTCATTACAAATGGGAGATCAAGTACGAGTACAGATCCCCTGATTGCTATAAGAAGCTGGTCATTACAATTAATGGAAGAACTCCTGGACCCACAATTTTTGCACAGCAGAATGATACAGTTATTGTTGAGGTCAAGAACAATTTGTTAACTGAGAACACAGCCATTCATTGGCATGGAATTCGTCAGATTGGAACACCTTGGTTTGATGGAACTGAAGGAGTGACTCAGTGTCCAGTTTTGCCTGGAGACACTTTCGTATATAAGTTTGTTGTTGACAGG CCTGGTACATATCTGTACCATGCCCATTATGGAATGCAAAGAGAAGCTGGGCTATATGGTTCGATTCGCGTAGCGCTTCCCGATGGAAAATCCGAACCCTTTGCGTATGATTATGATCGAAGCATCATCCTCAATGATTGGTATCACAAAAGCACATATGAACAAGCTGCTGGATTGTCCTCAATTGATTTCCAGTGGGTTGGGGATCCTCAG TCACTTTTGATACATGGAAAGGGAAGGTTGAACTGCTCCACTGCCAAACCACCCCTGAAAGCTGATGTTTGCAATAATACAAATCCTGAATGCTCTCTTTATTCCATGACTGTAGTCCCTGGAAAAACATATCGGCTTAGGATTAGTAGTTTGACTGCTTTATCAGCTCTTAGTTTCCAAATAGAG GGTCACAACATGACTGTTGTTGAAGCTGATGGTCACTATGTTGAGCCATTTGTGGTAAAGAATTTATTCATATACTCTGGCGAGACATATTCAGTCCTAGTGAAAACTGACCAATACCCTTCAAGAAATTATTGGGCTACTACAAATGTTGTTAGCAGAAATTCCACAACTCCGCCTCCGCCAGGCTTAGCCATTTTCAACTACTATCCAAACCATCCCCGGAGATCTCCTCCAACGATTCCTCCATCTGGGCCTCTTTGGAACGATGTTGATTCTCGGTTTAATCAAAGTCTTGCCATTAAGGCTCGCAAAGGGCACATACATTCCCCTCCTGCCACATCTGACAGGGTCATAGTATTGTTGAACACGCAAAATGAGGTAAATGGTACTCGACGTTGGTCAGTCAATGATGTCTCTTTCAATTTACCTCATACACCTTACCTGATTGCACTCAAGGAGAATTTGCTTCACACCTTTAGCCAAACCCCACCTCCTGAAGGATATGATTTTGCAAATTATAACATTTCTGTTAAACAAGAAGACAGCAATGGTACTACTAGTGATGCCATCTATAGGCTTCAGTTCAACTCAACAGTGGATATTATTTTGCAAAATGCAAACTCTATGGTAGCCAACGTTAGTGAGACACATCCATGGCATCTTCATGGACATGACTTTTGGGTCCTAGGCTATGGAAGGGGCAAGTTCGATCGAATTAATGATCCAAAAAAGTACAATTTGGTCGATCCGATTATGAAGAACACGGTACCGGTTCATCCTTATGGATGGACAGCTTTAAGATTTAAAGCTGATAACCCTGGAGTTTGGGCATTCCATTGCCACATCGAGTCACATTTCTTTATGGGCATGAGAGTGACATTTGAAGAAGGTATAGAGAGGGTAGGAAAATTGCCGTCATCTATCATGGGCTGTGGTGAAACCAAACACTTCCGCAAGCCATAA